The Carassius auratus strain Wakin unplaced genomic scaffold, ASM336829v1 scaf_tig00018191, whole genome shotgun sequence genome includes a window with the following:
- the LOC113075986 gene encoding CD209 antigen-like protein C isoform X1, with amino-acid sequence MSGRVNDIMDKGSIMDSEDRIERIVDIYVSAEAVRDMKHKKETEDFNTEEPRTPRHTGSDGVTISRAAGVCLGLMCVLLMTAVIVLCFIFIQERQQLKTKITNLTEERDQLLTNNMSLTQERQQLQTKITNLTEERQQLKTKITNLTEERDQLLTNNMSLTQERQQLKTKITNLTEERDQLKSERNDLKLADGWKCHQSSLYFFSSEKKSWIESRRYCRERGTDLIIINNREEQDFVKNICGSDHFWIGLTDIEVEGRWKWVDGSTLTSGFWVSGEPNNQGTEEDCANTHSSGWFDTKCDSSVKWICEKSILK; translated from the exons ATGTCTGGACGTGTGAATGATATCATGGATAAAGGTTCAATAATGGACTCAGAAGACCGAATAGAAAGGATTGTTGATATCTACGTCAGTGCAGAGGCTGTAAGAGACATGAAACATAAGAAAGAGACAGAAGACTTCAACACAGAAGAACCCCGAACACCTCGACACACAG GAAGTGATGGTGTGACGATCTCCAGAGCAGCTGGTGTGTGTTTGGGGCTGATGTGTGTTCTTCTGATGACTGCAGTCATAGTGTTGTGTTTCATCTTCATTCAAGAGAGACAACAGCTGAAGACTAAGATCACCAAcctcacagaagagagagaccAGCTACTAACCAACAATATGAGCCTCACTCAAGAGAGACAACAGCTGCAGACTAAGATCACCAACCTCACAGAAGAGAGACAACAGCTGAAGACTAAGATCACCAAcctcacagaagagagagaccAGCTACTAACCAACAATATGAGCCTCACTCAAGAGAGACAACAGTTGAAGACTAAGATCACCAACCTCACCGAAGAGAGAGACCAGTTAAAATCAGAAAGAAATGATCTTAAGTTGGCAG ATGGATGGAAGTGTCATCAATCCAGTCTTTACTTCTTTTCCTCTGAGAAGAAGAGCTGGATTGAGAGCAGAAGATACTGTAGAGAGAGAGGaacagatctgatcatcatcaacaacagagaggaacaa GATTTTGTGAAGAATATTTGTGGTTCTGATCATTTCTGGATTGGTTTGACTGATATTGAAGTGGAGGGCAgatggaaatgggttgatggcagcacactgacctctgg GTTCTGGGTGTCTGGAGAACCAAACAATCAGGGAACAGAGGAAGACTGTGCTAACACTCATTCATCAGGATGGTTTGATACTAAATGTGATAGTAGTGTTAAATGGATCTGTGAGAAGAGTATCcttaaataa
- the LOC113075986 gene encoding CD209 antigen-like protein C isoform X2, which produces MSGRVNDIMDKGSIMDSEDRIERIVDIYVSAEAVRDMKHKKETEDFNTEEPRTPRHTERQQLKTKITNLTEERDQLLTNNMSLTQERQQLQTKITNLTEERQQLKTKITNLTEERDQLLTNNMSLTQERQQLKTKITNLTEERDQLKSERNDLKLADGWKCHQSSLYFFSSEKKSWIESRRYCRERGTDLIIINNREEQDFVKNICGSDHFWIGLTDIEVEGRWKWVDGSTLTSGFWVSGEPNNQGTEEDCANTHSSGWFDTKCDSSVKWICEKSILK; this is translated from the exons ATGTCTGGACGTGTGAATGATATCATGGATAAAGGTTCAATAATGGACTCAGAAGACCGAATAGAAAGGATTGTTGATATCTACGTCAGTGCAGAGGCTGTAAGAGACATGAAACATAAGAAAGAGACAGAAGACTTCAACACAGAAGAACCCCGAACACCTCGACACACAG AGAGACAACAGCTGAAGACTAAGATCACCAAcctcacagaagagagagaccAGCTACTAACCAACAATATGAGCCTCACTCAAGAGAGACAACAGCTGCAGACTAAGATCACCAACCTCACAGAAGAGAGACAACAGCTGAAGACTAAGATCACCAAcctcacagaagagagagaccAGCTACTAACCAACAATATGAGCCTCACTCAAGAGAGACAACAGTTGAAGACTAAGATCACCAACCTCACCGAAGAGAGAGACCAGTTAAAATCAGAAAGAAATGATCTTAAGTTGGCAG ATGGATGGAAGTGTCATCAATCCAGTCTTTACTTCTTTTCCTCTGAGAAGAAGAGCTGGATTGAGAGCAGAAGATACTGTAGAGAGAGAGGaacagatctgatcatcatcaacaacagagaggaacaa GATTTTGTGAAGAATATTTGTGGTTCTGATCATTTCTGGATTGGTTTGACTGATATTGAAGTGGAGGGCAgatggaaatgggttgatggcagcacactgacctctgg GTTCTGGGTGTCTGGAGAACCAAACAATCAGGGAACAGAGGAAGACTGTGCTAACACTCATTCATCAGGATGGTTTGATACTAAATGTGATAGTAGTGTTAAATGGATCTGTGAGAAGAGTATCcttaaataa